The genomic stretch CATATTGCTATCGTGGGCAGTGTCGCGGGATACAGTGGATTACCAAAAGCCCTTGCATATGGGCCGAGTAAAGCAGGGATTATTAATTTCTGTGAAACCTTGTATTACGACTTACTTCCCCAAGGAGTGAGCGTACACATGATCTCACCAGGATTTGTCGCAACTGAAGCAACTGCACAGAATGATTTTGAAATGCCAGCACTCATTACCGCTGACGAGGCTGCAAAAGAAATTCTCACTGGACTACAGGCTGGAGAGTTTGATATTCACTTCCCTAAGCGGTTTTCAGGATTCCTAAAATTCCTCAGAATCCTGCCTTACCCACTCTATTTTTGGATCGTACGACGCTTCGTCAAAATCTAAGGCTTTAGATTACTTGTACTTGTCCTTACGGATTTTTTGCTCCAAGAAATCCATCACTACAATCGCCTTAGCTTTAGTCCCGGCAATGGATGGCGATGTCACATAACGACCCTGCATCACAATAGTTGGCACGCCATCTATACGATAAGCATCAGCCATCTGTCTTGCAGCGCGGGCTTTAGATACAACAGCAAATGAACGGTACGTAGCCAAGAAAGTATTGCGATCAATACCTTGAGAGGCGACCCAATCCGCAATCTCGTTTTCCGTCATGAGTCGCTTATTTTCTTTGTGCATGGCGTACATGACTTTGTCATTCATCACCTCTCCTTTGCCCATAGCTTCTAAGGCATAGAACAACTGGCTATGTGGCATGAAGTCATCACGAAAGGCAACGGGTACTTTACGAAAAGTAACATCTTTAGGTTGGCGCTTAAGCCAGGTGTTGAGCTCTGGCTCAAAGTCATAGCAATGCGGGCAACCGTACCAAAAAAACTCAATCACCTCAACCTTACCCTTGGACTCAACTGGCTGAGGGGTAGGAAGAATGCGATAGTCAAAGCCTTCTTCAATCTTAGGGCTTTGCGCACTAACAAAGCCTGAGAATGAAACTGCCAAGCCCAGAATGGTGGCGGATAAAAAAATTCTTTTAGATTTGGATAATGTAAT from Polynucleobacter sp. AP-Jannik-300A-C4 encodes the following:
- a CDS encoding thiol:disulfide interchange protein DsbA/DsbL: MITLSKSKRIFLSATILGLAVSFSGFVSAQSPKIEEGFDYRILPTPQPVESKGKVEVIEFFWYGCPHCYDFEPELNTWLKRQPKDVTFRKVPVAFRDDFMPHSQLFYALEAMGKGEVMNDKVMYAMHKENKRLMTENEIADWVASQGIDRNTFLATYRSFAVVSKARAARQMADAYRIDGVPTIVMQGRYVTSPSIAGTKAKAIVVMDFLEQKIRKDKYK